Proteins from a single region of Flavobacterium sp. YJ01:
- a CDS encoding GNAT family N-acetyltransferase, with amino-acid sequence MNIRKATISDSKQIAPILLLAMEDIIYKFIAKEDYASAKDFLEHFIERENNQYSYQNCFVAEENNEIIGAVNIYKGADIEALRNPIIEFVRENYNPAFDPEFETKDGEYYIDSLGVNPNHQGKGIGSKLLLFLIDEFVHKNKQTLGLLVEEDNPLAKNLYLKLGFNVVGEKTLVGKKLDHLQISPK; translated from the coding sequence ATGAATATCAGAAAAGCCACAATATCCGATTCAAAACAAATTGCTCCTATATTATTATTAGCAATGGAAGATATCATTTATAAATTTATAGCGAAAGAAGATTACGCTTCCGCGAAAGACTTTCTGGAACATTTTATCGAAAGAGAAAACAATCAATATTCGTATCAAAATTGCTTTGTCGCCGAAGAAAATAATGAAATTATTGGTGCTGTAAACATTTATAAAGGTGCAGATATAGAAGCATTACGAAATCCGATAATTGAATTTGTGAGGGAAAATTATAATCCAGCATTTGATCCTGAATTTGAAACAAAGGACGGAGAATATTATATCGATTCTCTAGGCGTAAATCCAAACCATCAAGGAAAAGGTATTGGTTCAAAATTACTTTTATTTCTAATTGATGAATTTGTCCATAAAAATAAACAGACGTTGGGATTATTGGTTGAAGAAGATAATCCACTGGCAAAAAACCTTTATTTAAAACTCGGATTCAATGTAGTTGGAGAAAAAACTCTGGTCGGAAAAAAATTGGATCATCTTCAAATAAGTCCCAAA